From Arachis stenosperma cultivar V10309 chromosome 2, arast.V10309.gnm1.PFL2, whole genome shotgun sequence, one genomic window encodes:
- the LOC130957535 gene encoding uncharacterized protein LOC130957535 isoform X1, with protein sequence MAKNSAALAIAMLMILVITCSGAIDEFHETIPEEIWTTSYYIASGSLEYCAKECTIRYKNNLKMKKECVKNCIIRKCSQLFPTDETKQIECTVRLVAQYNKKFFQKTRIISPSYPAVGPISV encoded by the exons ATGGCTAAGAATAGTGCAGCACTTGCAATTGCAATGTTAATGATTTTAGTAATTACTTGTTCTGGTGCGATAGATGAATTTCATGAAACTATTCCTGAAGAGATTTGGACTACATCTTATTATATTGCATCTGGCTCTCTAGAATACTGTGCCAAGGAGTGCACGATACGCTATAAGAACAAtttgaaaatgaagaaagaatgTGTTAAGAATTGCATTATCCGCAAATGCAGTCAACTTTTTCCGACAGATGAAACAAAACAGATCGAATGCACTGTCCGTCTTGTTGCTCAGTACAACAAGAAATTCTT CCAAAAGACGAGAATTATTTCACCTTCATATCCTGCTGTGGGTCCTATTTCTGTCTGA
- the LOC130957535 gene encoding uncharacterized protein LOC130957535 isoform X2 produces the protein MAKNSAALAIAMLMILVITCSGAIDEFHETIPEEIWTTSYYIASGSLEYCAKECTIRYKNNLKMKKECVKNCIIRKCSQLFPTDETKQIECTVRLVAQYNKKFFVRDPMDFNNN, from the exons ATGGCTAAGAATAGTGCAGCACTTGCAATTGCAATGTTAATGATTTTAGTAATTACTTGTTCTGGTGCGATAGATGAATTTCATGAAACTATTCCTGAAGAGATTTGGACTACATCTTATTATATTGCATCTGGCTCTCTAGAATACTGTGCCAAGGAGTGCACGATACGCTATAAGAACAAtttgaaaatgaagaaagaatgTGTTAAGAATTGCATTATCCGCAAATGCAGTCAACTTTTTCCGACAGATGAAACAAAACAGATCGAATGCACTGTCCGTCTTGTTGCTCAGTACAACAAGAAATTCTT TGTTAGGGATCCGATGGATTTCAACAACAATTAG
- the LOC130957582 gene encoding uncharacterized protein LOC130957582 gives MLEIGGCRKTLLLSLLKEGKAVALFWPPGEVMRPLEPPLELLATSVVVKKVAIIVIGIHRRCRLRWLSGCRRAGSKTAAVSVQPFLLRFVLLWLLRKWLGAEVLVAGDFELRQKGLCETLGYGIAF, from the exons ATGCTGGAGATCGGTGGTTGCCGGAAGACACTATTGTTGTCACTGCTGAAAGAGGGAAAAGCTGTGGCATTGTTCTGGCCGCCAGGAGAAGTTATGAGGCCTCTTGAACCACCGCTGGAGCTTCTGGCTACTTCTGTCGTTGTCAAAAAAGTTGCCA TCATCGTGATTGGAATTCATCGCCGCTGCCGCTTGAGGTGGCTGTCGGGCTGCCGCCGAGCCGGTTCGAAGACCGCCGCGGTGTCGGTTCAGCCTTTCCTCCTTCGATTCG TGTTGCTATGGTTATTGCGAAAGTGGCTGGGAGCTGAGGTTTTGGTTGCCGGTGATTTCGAGTTGAGGCAGAAAGGACTCTGTGAGACGTTGGGTTATGgaattgcgttttga